In one Lolium rigidum isolate FL_2022 chromosome 3, APGP_CSIRO_Lrig_0.1, whole genome shotgun sequence genomic region, the following are encoded:
- the LOC124700819 gene encoding BTB/POZ and MATH domain-containing protein 2-like — translation MAEHCKISAVFVAEEMSYVAEEKLHFVLKLDGYSRAKEIFKTGEQVVSNQFTVGGHTWAVRYFPNGVSEKYANFISVYLLLKSASEKGTKATFTLSVLDKDGEPVRSFSRTVHIHTFSRGEASDWGHHDMIKKVDLEGSEHLRDDCLTMRCDIVMKENHDEETSDLHRHLGNLLKSKDAADVTFQVGGEWFSAHRCILAARSTVFKAELLGAMKESSPGSPIEIRDMEADVFNSLLHFIYTESLPPPENLVMAGHLLVAADRYDIGRLKLICEKKLCDHMDSDMVATNLALAEQHGFHGLKKACLKFLACASNLKAMVESDGFEHLKSSCPFVVKELIARVQPAELKAKKDLVMEI, via the exons ATGGCAGAGCATTGCAAGATTTCTGCTGTCTTTGTGGCTGAGGAAATGTCATATGTGGCTGAGGAAAAGTTACATTTTGTGCTCAAGCTAGATGGATACTCAAGAGCCAAGGAGATATTCAAGACGGGCGAACAGGTGGTTTCTAATCAGTTCACTGTTGGAGGTCATACCTGGGCCGTGAGATATTTTCCAAACGGTGTCAGCGAGAAGTATGCCAATTTCATATCTGTGTATCTGCTTCTTAAATCTGCTAGTGAAAAAGGCACGAAGGCGACATTTACGCTGAGCGTGCTTGacaaggatggggaaccggttcgTTCATTCAGCCGCACCGTCCATATACACACTTTCTCAAGGGGAGAAGCATCAGATTGGGGACACCATGACATGATCAAGAAGGTAGATCTGGAGGGTTCGGAGCATCTGAGAGACGACTGTTTGACCATGAGGTGTGATATCGTCATGAAGGAGAACCACGACGAAGAAACAAGCGACTTGCACCGGCATCTCGGTAACCTCCTAAAGAGCAAGGATGCAGCCGACGTAACCTTTCAAGTCGGTGGAGAGTGGTTTTCGGCTCACAGGTGCATCCTCGCTGCTCGGTCAACCGTTTTCAAGGCGGAGCTCCTCGGCGCCATGAAGGAGAGTTCTCCCGGTAGTCCAATCGAGATTCGTGACATGGAGGCTGATGTGTTCAACTCCTTGCTCCATTTCATATACACCGAATCACTTCCTCCGCCCGAGA ACTTGGTGATGGCTGGTCATTTGCTTGTAGCAGCCGATAGGTACGATATCGGGAGGCTGAAACTTATATGTGAGAAGAAACTGTGCGATCACATGGATTCCGACATGGTGGCAACCAACTTGGCTTTGGCCGAGcagcatggtttccatggcctcaaAAAAGCTTGTTTGAAATTCCTAGCTTGTGCTTCCAACTTGAAGGCAATGGTGGAGAGCGATGGATTTGAGCATCTAAAATCCAGCTGCCCGTTTGTTGTCAAGGAGCTGATAGCTAGAGTTCAGCCGGCTGAACTAAAGGCGAAGAAGGATCTTGTGATGGAAATTTGA